One Candidatus Polarisedimenticolia bacterium genomic window, CGATCCGCCGGCCCCACCCCCTGCCGGGGTACCTGAAAGGTTTTCCGGATTACTTCGACGCCACCTCGCCGTTGCCGGCGTGCTCGAGCATGTGCTGGCCGATCACCTTCGCCAGGGCGTCGGCGGGCCAGGTCGCGAGGGTCAACGAGACCTCGCGCGCGCTGCCGTCCCGCTTGATGGTGTAGGTGACGTTCTGGCCCGGCTTCCAGTCCTTGCGGACCTTCATCAGGGCCTCCTCGTTGTCGTGGGTGATGGCCACGCCGTTCAAGGCCACGAGGATGTCGCCGGCCTGGATGCCCGCCGCCTCGGCCGGGCTGCCCGGGAAGATCTTGGTGACCGCGTACCCCTCGGGCACGTCGGTGTCGAGCTCCACGCCCACCCAGCCGCTGTTCTTCATCTTGTTGGCCATGTGGTCGAGGCACTCCTGCGTGCCGTACTTGCACTTGCTGTGATCGCCGCCGGCGAACGCCGGCAGGACGGCTACGACTGCGATCACGAGGATCACCAGCAGCAGATGACGTCGCATGTTTCGGTCCTCCACGGGAAAAGGGGGGGTGCGTGACCCGGACCGTCCGGCGGCCGATGGTTGCCGACTGCTGTGTGGGGTGGGGTTCGGATTGGGGAAACGCTCATTTGGGAAACCTGCTCCATCGGCGCCGGGCCAGTCCGTACTTCACGATTCCTGATCGAACCGTGCCTGAGTGTACGGGGAGGGCGTGTAAATGTCGCCAAGCGGTCAGTAAAAGATTGTCTAAGATGTCAACAGATGTAAACGATGCCCCGCAGCCGCCTGGCGCCGGGCGGCCCGCGGTATAGTGAGGAATCGGCGAGGACGCGGCGGTGGGCAGGTTGGCGGCATTCGTGAAGCGACATTCCCTGTGGGCCGGCTTTCTCGCCGTGCTGGCGCCGCTCATCGTCCTGCTGGCCCTGCAATACATGTGGCTGGCGCGCCTGAAGCAGGTGTCGGCCCTCGCCCAGAAGGCGGCGCACAGCAACTACCTCGAGGCGATCGGCACGGAGGTCCAGTACTTCTATCGTTCCACGGCCGAGCGAGCCCTGAACCTCCCCGCGTCACTGTTCACCGAGCGTCGCCTGGAGGAGGCGGCCTATTTCTGGAAGAAGAAGCCGGTGGAAGGGGTCGGCCGGCTGTTCCTGGTCGACTACACGCGGGACCGGTTCGGCAACTTCTACGTCTACGATCCCGACCACGGCGGGCTCGACCCGCTGCCCGCCTCCGACGAGGCGCTGGCGATCATCGTGGCCTGCGCGCCCCTCCAGATCCAGAGTTATCGTCGCACCGGCGCCGGGGCGCAGGCGCTGAAGGTGGACGAGCGGACGCCGGAATTCCGGCTCATCCTGAATCCGATCACGGACGACGAGTCGCGCGTGGTCGGCGTGGCCGGGATGATCCTGGACGAGACCTACTTCCGGGAACGACTCCTGCCGGCCGTCGTGTCGAAGGCGCTGCCGGCGTTCTTCCCGGGCAGCCATGGCAGCGGCCTCGCCGTGACGGTGCGCAACGC contains:
- a CDS encoding PDZ domain-containing protein, translated to MRRHLLLVILVIAVVAVLPAFAGGDHSKCKYGTQECLDHMANKMKNSGWVGVELDTDVPEGYAVTKIFPGSPAEAAGIQAGDILVALNGVAITHDNEEALMKVRKDWKPGQNVTYTIKRDGSAREVSLTLATWPADALAKVIGQHMLEHAGNGEVASK